From a region of the Manduca sexta isolate Smith_Timp_Sample1 chromosome 19, JHU_Msex_v1.0, whole genome shotgun sequence genome:
- the LOC115441970 gene encoding LOW QUALITY PROTEIN: trace amine-associated receptor 1 (The sequence of the model RefSeq protein was modified relative to this genomic sequence to represent the inferred CDS: inserted 1 base in 1 codon) yields the protein MFDSTKGALLVAPSLSNSSCWMNGKGWPSTLPAAGDIVKAFFIFAISMAIVLXNLILICVLNNRRYIKYIDNQPRYLLTSLALNDLFTGILIAPVALLPALYKCWPYGEIFCQIQALLRGAVSQQSAVILVCMAIDRYLYLLHPNKYHKHSSKKGCVLFISITWILSVSLFAIMVLPKSGYYFNSTGLMACDVFHSRVAFRILSCCAYYFPTTMALMYCYGSGFHVSKTRTKCEPEPTRLNGVPVPCTKTSHGEHEIVIQAPVRPHSVSTSRTMAAMSLGFIVMVTPATIQEVVAACTGCKVPPSLDFIVTWLALSNSFWNPFLYWLLNGHFRRISHELLQYYVCCRRTKSFPHNYEKPTGCCGSPVTSDGLHSKGEFEGLGEKYWGEILERTVSSTSLHAIQKACHREHPLRCTGSFKGYPSNSCKHDHRYFDGYGPTDYRQLDRSAFQIESCSRQCRLKNSDFCLFKPSPGLECGRSRSNLSLDEGNFNKICNGRHPEL from the exons ATGTTCGACTCGACAAAAGGCGCATTGCTTGTAGCGCCATCTCTTTCTAACAGCTCTTGTTGGATGAACGGCAAAGGCTGGCCTTCTACTCTACCAGCAGCTGGCGATATCGTGaaagccttttttatttttgccataTCTATGGCTATTGTCC GAAATTTGATCTTGATCTGCGTGCTCAATAATCGAAGATACATCAAGTATATTGATAATCAG CCCAGATACCTGCTGACCTCACTGGCTCTAAACGACTTATTCACCGGTATCTTGATTGCGCCGGTGGCTCTCCTGCCCGCTCTCTACAAGTGTTGGCCCTACGGCGAGATATTCTGTCAGATACAG GCATTGCTGAGGGGAGCAGTTAGTCAACAAAGTGCCGTTATATTAGTTTGTATGGCGATCGATAGATATTTGTATCTGTTACACcctaataaatatcataaacattCTAGTAAGAAG GGTTGCgtcttatttataagtataactTGGATATTATCGGTATCATTGTTTGCGATTATGGTACTTCCTAAATCTGGATATTACTTTAATTCGACAGGATTGATGGCTTGTGATGTGTTTCACAGCAGGGTTGCTTTCAG GATCCTGTCGTGCTGTGCCTACTATTTTCCAACTACAATGGCGCTGATGTATTGCTATGGATCAGGTTTCCATGTCAGTAAAACCAGGACTAAATGTGAACCAGAACCTACGAGATTAAATGGAGTTCCCGTACCTTGTACCAAAACATCTCATGGTGAACATGAAATTGTG ATACAAGCTCCTGTGAGACCGCATAGCGTCAGCACGTCTAGAACTATGGCGGCAATGTCATTAGGTTTCATAGTTATGGTGACACCAGCCACAATACAGGAAGTTGTTGCAGCCTGCACTGGATGCAAG GTTCCACCATCTTTGGATTTTATAGTGACGTGGTTGGCTTTAAGCAACAGTTTTTGGAATCCATTCCTTTATTGGCTTCTGAATGGGCATTTTAGAAGAATCAGCCATGAACTTCTTCAATACTAT GTATGCTGCCGGAGAACAAAATCCTTTCCACACAATTATGAAAAGCCAACAGGTTGTTGTGGTTCACCAGTTACATCAGACGGATTACATTCAAAAGGTGAATTCGAAGGTCTTGGAGAAAAATATTGGGGTGAAATACTTGAACGCACTGTGTCATCGACATCATTGCACGCTATACAAAAAGCTTGCCACAGAGAACATCCTCTTAGATGTACTGGTTCATTTAAAGGATATCCAAGTAACTCGTGTAAACATGACCATAGATATTTCGATGGCTATGGTCCAACTGACTATAGACAACTCGACAGATCTGCATTTCAAATAGAGTCGTGTTCGCGACAATGCAGATTAAAGAACTCAGATTTCTGCCTATTCAAACCTAGCCCAGGGCTTGAATGTGGTCGCTCGCGTTCGAACTTAAGCTTGGACGAGGGCAATTTCAACAAGATCTGCAACGGCAGGCACCCGGAATTGTGA